One genomic region from bacterium encodes:
- a CDS encoding helix-turn-helix transcriptional regulator, whose translation MNTISKKLGDNIARIREVKGMSQGDICRTTGMDRGYISRVENGSKNPTISNLEKIAKALGVKPDELLK comes from the coding sequence ATGAATACTATTTCAAAAAAATTGGGTGATAATATCGCAAGAATTAGAGAAGTGAAAGGAATGTCGCAAGGTGATATTTGTCGCACTACAGGAATGGATAGAGGGTATATTAGTAGAGTTGAAAATGGATCAAAAAATCCTACAATTTCTAATTTAGAAAAAATAGCAAAGGCGTTGGGTGTAAAACCGGATGAATTATTAAAATAA